A single region of the Leisingera thetidis genome encodes:
- the lpdA gene encoding dihydrolipoyl dehydrogenase, with protein MASYDVIVIGAGPGGYVCAIRCAQLGLKTAVVEGRETLGGTCLNVGCIPSKALLHSTHLLHEAEHNFAHMGLKGKSPSVDWDQMKSYKDEVISQNTSGIEFLFKKNKIDWIKGWASIPAAGKVQVGDEIHEARNIVIASGSVPASIPGVEIDEKIVVSSTGALELPKIPRKLTVIGAGVIGLELGSVYARLGAEVTVVEYMDAVCPGMDKDVQRSFKRILEKQGLNIILGAAVQGVETTKTKAKVKYQPKKGGDEVTLDADAVLVATGRKPYSEGLGLDALGIKMTERGQIAADEHWRTNIPGIYAIGDVIEGPMLAHKAEDEGMAVAEVIAGKHGHVNYGVIPGVVYTTPEVATVGATEDALKAEGRKVKVGKFMFMGNARAKAVHQAEGGFVKIITDAETDRILGAAIIGPAAGDMIHELCVAMEFGASAEDVALTCHAHPTYSEAVREAALACGDGPIHS; from the coding sequence ATGGCATCTTATGACGTGATCGTAATCGGCGCCGGCCCCGGCGGCTATGTCTGTGCCATCCGCTGCGCCCAGCTGGGCCTCAAGACCGCCGTGGTGGAGGGCCGCGAGACCCTCGGCGGCACCTGCCTGAACGTCGGCTGCATCCCCTCCAAGGCGCTGCTGCATTCGACCCACCTGCTGCATGAGGCAGAGCACAACTTCGCCCATATGGGCCTCAAGGGCAAAAGCCCCTCGGTCGACTGGGACCAGATGAAATCCTACAAGGATGAGGTGATCAGCCAGAACACAAGCGGCATCGAGTTCCTGTTCAAAAAGAACAAGATCGACTGGATCAAGGGCTGGGCATCCATTCCGGCGGCCGGCAAGGTGCAGGTGGGTGATGAGATCCACGAGGCCAGGAACATCGTGATCGCCTCCGGCTCGGTGCCGGCCTCGATCCCGGGGGTGGAGATCGACGAGAAGATCGTGGTCTCCTCCACCGGCGCGCTGGAGCTGCCGAAGATCCCCAGGAAACTGACGGTGATCGGCGCCGGCGTGATCGGGCTGGAGCTGGGCTCGGTCTATGCCCGCCTCGGCGCCGAGGTGACGGTGGTGGAATACATGGACGCGGTCTGTCCCGGGATGGACAAGGACGTGCAGCGCTCGTTCAAGCGGATCCTGGAGAAGCAGGGCCTCAACATCATCCTCGGCGCCGCGGTGCAGGGGGTGGAGACCACCAAGACCAAGGCCAAGGTCAAATACCAGCCCAAGAAAGGCGGCGATGAGGTCACGCTGGACGCCGACGCGGTGCTGGTCGCCACCGGCCGCAAACCCTACAGCGAAGGGCTGGGGCTGGACGCCTTGGGCATCAAGATGACCGAGCGCGGCCAGATCGCCGCGGACGAACACTGGCGCACCAATATTCCCGGCATCTATGCCATCGGCGATGTGATCGAAGGCCCGATGCTGGCCCACAAGGCCGAGGACGAGGGCATGGCCGTGGCCGAGGTGATCGCCGGCAAGCACGGCCATGTGAATTATGGCGTCATTCCCGGCGTCGTCTACACCACGCCTGAAGTCGCCACCGTCGGCGCCACCGAGGACGCGCTCAAGGCCGAGGGCCGCAAGGTCAAGGTCGGCAAGTTCATGTTCATGGGCAACGCCCGCGCCAAGGCCGTGCATCAGGCCGAGGGCGGCTTTGTCAAGATCATCACCGACGCCGAAACCGACCGCATCCTGGGTGCGGCGATCATCGGCCCGGCGGCGGGCGACATGATCCACGAGCTGTGCGTGGCGATGGAATTCGGCGCCTCGGCCGAGGATGTGGCGCTGACCTGCCACGCGCATCCGACCTATTCCGAAGCGGTGCGCGAGGCCGCGCTGGCCTGCGGCGACGGCCCGATCCACAGCTGA
- a CDS encoding pyridoxamine 5'-phosphate oxidase family protein, translating to MEFISSSDELEALYGEPGAPSLRKVARQMTPLYRKWIMASKLCMLATAGPEGTDGSPRGDDGPVVRELDPETLALPDWRGNNRLDSLRNIVRDGRVSLMFLVPGSNNVVRVNGVARLTADADLRARFEKHGKQPATVIVIKIGEIYSQCARAMLRAGTWKGLDESAGLPTMGEILAEQTAGEEGGAAYDDAWDARAAQTMW from the coding sequence ATGGAGTTTATCAGTAGCAGTGACGAGCTGGAGGCGCTTTACGGGGAACCGGGAGCGCCTTCCTTGCGCAAGGTGGCACGGCAGATGACGCCGCTGTACCGCAAATGGATCATGGCGTCGAAGCTGTGCATGCTGGCCACGGCCGGCCCCGAGGGCACCGACGGCAGCCCGCGCGGCGACGACGGCCCGGTGGTGCGGGAGCTGGACCCCGAGACCCTGGCGCTGCCCGACTGGCGCGGCAACAACCGGCTGGATTCCCTGCGCAATATCGTGCGCGACGGGCGGGTGTCGCTGATGTTCCTGGTGCCGGGATCCAACAATGTGGTGCGGGTGAACGGCGTGGCGCGGCTGACCGCTGATGCGGATTTGCGGGCGCGGTTCGAAAAACACGGCAAGCAGCCCGCCACGGTGATCGTGATCAAGATCGGCGAGATCTACAGCCAATGCGCCCGTGCGATGCTGCGGGCGGGCACCTGGAAAGGGCTGGACGAAAGCGCGGGCCTGCCCACGATGGGCGAGATTCTGGCCGAGCAGACCGCGGGCGAAGAGGGCGGTGCCGCCTATGACGACGCCTGGGACGCCAGGGCAGCACAGACCATGTGGTAG
- a CDS encoding lysophospholipid acyltransferase family protein, which translates to MKNPVQWLRSVVFELQLAVSMLVLGLLFAPWAAVSRRGAKFACKTYARWILWTARWMVGIRTEVRGPVPEGEVIIAAKHQSFLDILIIFDAAPSPRFIMKRELLWTPVIGLYAKRLGCVPVDRGKRGAAIARMVKDVAAETSEPGQLIIYPQGTRVVPGAQKPYKVGTAVLYEGLARPCVPAATNVGLFWPRKGLLRKPGLAVVEFLEPMEPGIPRNDFMRRLEQRIEHRSDELMREAGFVPDGVYQ; encoded by the coding sequence GTGAAGAACCCGGTCCAATGGCTGCGCTCCGTGGTCTTTGAACTGCAGCTGGCGGTGTCGATGCTGGTGCTGGGGCTGCTGTTCGCGCCCTGGGCCGCGGTGTCGCGCAGGGGCGCCAAATTCGCCTGCAAGACCTATGCCCGCTGGATCCTGTGGACCGCGCGCTGGATGGTCGGCATCCGCACCGAAGTGCGCGGCCCGGTGCCGGAGGGCGAGGTGATCATCGCCGCCAAGCACCAGAGCTTTCTCGACATCCTGATCATCTTCGACGCGGCGCCGTCGCCGCGGTTCATCATGAAGCGCGAGCTGCTGTGGACGCCGGTGATCGGCCTTTATGCCAAGCGGCTGGGCTGCGTGCCGGTGGACCGCGGCAAGCGCGGCGCGGCGATCGCCAGGATGGTCAAGGACGTCGCGGCCGAGACCAGCGAGCCGGGCCAGCTGATCATCTATCCCCAGGGCACCCGCGTGGTGCCGGGCGCGCAGAAACCCTATAAGGTGGGCACTGCGGTGCTTTATGAGGGGCTGGCGCGGCCCTGCGTGCCCGCGGCCACCAATGTCGGCCTGTTCTGGCCGCGCAAGGGGCTGCTGCGCAAGCCGGGCCTGGCGGTGGTCGAGTTCCTGGAGCCGATGGAGCCCGGCATTCCCCGCAATGACTTCATGCGCCGGCTGGAGCAGCGGATCGAGCACCGGTCCGACGAATTGATGCGGGAAGCGGGGTTTGTGCCGGATGGAGTTTATCAGTAG
- a CDS encoding cell division protein FtsX gives MTDGRLRKLILGDTQANRVVPPSGFTAHLTLFVAAAMGFLAVFALALSMASGRLADQWASELARAATLRINAPAEQRAAQTEAALEILRQTPGVATARALTGEEQAALLAPWFGSSLPAGSLPLPQLIEVTGDDPGYDAAGLRLRLQAEVPGAVLDDHTRWRAPLVDAARALRRLAWVSILLIGGATAAMITLAANAALAANAQVVEVLRLVGALDSYIAQAFIRRFTLRALTGAAAGVALGMIGVLLMPQASDEGGFLTGLGFQGWGWLVPLLIPPLGALVAFAATTRAATKRLGVLS, from the coding sequence GTGACCGATGGCCGGCTGCGCAAGCTGATCCTGGGCGACACCCAGGCCAACCGGGTGGTGCCGCCCAGCGGCTTCACCGCCCATCTGACCCTGTTCGTGGCGGCGGCCATGGGGTTTCTCGCGGTGTTCGCCCTGGCGCTGTCGATGGCCTCCGGGCGGCTGGCGGACCAATGGGCCTCGGAGCTGGCGCGGGCTGCGACTCTGCGCATCAATGCCCCGGCCGAGCAGCGCGCGGCCCAGACCGAGGCGGCGCTTGAGATCCTGCGCCAGACGCCGGGCGTGGCCACAGCGCGGGCGCTGACCGGCGAGGAGCAGGCGGCGCTGCTGGCGCCCTGGTTCGGCTCCAGCCTGCCCGCGGGCAGCCTGCCGCTGCCGCAGCTGATCGAGGTGACCGGCGATGATCCCGGCTATGATGCTGCCGGGCTGCGCTTGCGGCTGCAGGCCGAGGTGCCGGGCGCGGTGCTGGACGACCATACCCGCTGGCGTGCGCCGCTGGTGGACGCGGCGCGGGCCCTGCGCAGGCTGGCCTGGGTCTCGATCCTGCTGATCGGCGGCGCCACCGCGGCCATGATCACCCTGGCCGCCAATGCGGCGCTGGCCGCCAATGCGCAGGTGGTTGAAGTGCTGCGTCTGGTCGGGGCGCTGGACAGCTATATCGCCCAGGCCTTCATCCGCCGCTTCACCCTGCGGGCGCTGACCGGCGCCGCCGCAGGGGTGGCGCTGGGCATGATCGGGGTCCTGCTGATGCCGCAAGCCTCGGATGAGGGCGGCTTTCTCACCGGGCTCGGCTTTCAGGGCTGGGGCTGGCTGGTGCCGCTGCTGATCCCGCCGCTGGGGGCGCTGGTGGCCTTTGCCGCCACCACCCGCGCTGCCACCAAACGTTTGGGAGTACTGTCGTGA
- a CDS encoding cell division ATP-binding protein FtsE: MIELDNVGYNYGGGELLNAVSVQLAPGSFHFLTGPSGAGKTTLLKLCYGALTPTAGRVRAFNMDVQGLDRDQMAFLRRRVGVVHQDCRFLDHLPVVENIALPLLVSGRELSHEEANLHELLSWVGLSDRAHALPPELSGGERQRAALARSVILSPDVIIADEPTGNVDWEMSQRLLQLLVELNRMGKTILVATHDLSLIRAAKNQVQARVLRISSRQLQLAGADL, from the coding sequence GTGATCGAGCTGGACAACGTGGGCTACAATTACGGCGGCGGCGAGCTGCTGAATGCCGTGTCGGTGCAGCTGGCGCCGGGCTCCTTCCATTTCCTGACCGGTCCGTCCGGCGCGGGCAAGACCACGCTGCTGAAACTCTGCTACGGCGCGCTGACGCCGACGGCGGGGCGGGTGCGCGCCTTCAACATGGATGTGCAGGGGCTGGACCGCGACCAGATGGCCTTTCTGCGCCGCAGGGTCGGGGTGGTGCACCAGGACTGCCGGTTCCTCGACCATCTGCCGGTGGTCGAGAACATCGCCCTGCCGCTGCTGGTCTCGGGGCGGGAGCTGTCGCATGAGGAAGCCAATCTGCATGAGCTGCTGAGCTGGGTCGGCCTGTCGGACCGCGCCCATGCGCTGCCGCCGGAACTGTCGGGCGGCGAGCGGCAGCGGGCGGCGCTGGCCCGCTCGGTGATCCTGTCGCCGGATGTGATCATCGCCGATGAACCCACCGGCAACGTGGATTGGGAAATGTCGCAGCGGCTGCTGCAGCTGCTGGTGGAGCTGAACCGGATGGGCAAGACGATCCTGGTCGCGACCCACGACCTGTCGCTGATCCGCGCCGCCAAGAACCAGGTGCAGGCGCGGGTGCTGCGGATCTCCAGCCGGCAGCTGCAGCTTGCGGGAGCGGACCTGTGA
- a CDS encoding zinc-ribbon domain-containing protein: MRLTCPNCAAQYEVPEDVIPDEGRDVQCSNCGQTWFQAAAGAAAAEAAAEDIPAAAAFEDTSAAAGDDAPDQEIAAGTPEDAADAAAQDGPEPAEAGQDADGRSDAGAGDGAEYGAGDEAEDGAGEDADEPEPQTGAAEDDAAAAPPQRQRGLDPALSDILREEAEREASLRAAEGQSLETQPGLGLEEATAPEDEAARRSRQARDRMARIRGEDPRQLAAAETGSRKELLPDIEEINSTLRSAGSAAPAPQTASEEPPLRRRSSFARGFSLSLIAALVMVMVYDNAPLIAEKLPQADPALSSYVGWVDQARLWLDGQVKSLTSVQ; encoded by the coding sequence ATGCGTCTGACCTGCCCGAATTGCGCAGCCCAGTACGAAGTGCCCGAGGATGTGATCCCTGACGAAGGGCGGGATGTGCAGTGCTCCAATTGCGGTCAGACCTGGTTCCAGGCTGCGGCCGGCGCCGCCGCAGCGGAAGCTGCGGCCGAAGACATCCCCGCGGCGGCAGCGTTTGAGGACACCTCTGCCGCAGCCGGCGACGATGCGCCGGACCAGGAAATCGCCGCTGGCACGCCTGAAGACGCCGCTGATGCCGCCGCTCAGGACGGGCCGGAACCGGCCGAGGCCGGGCAGGACGCTGATGGCAGGTCCGATGCCGGGGCCGGAGACGGGGCTGAATACGGCGCCGGTGACGAGGCCGAAGACGGCGCCGGCGAAGACGCGGATGAGCCGGAACCGCAGACTGGGGCCGCCGAAGACGACGCCGCGGCCGCGCCGCCGCAGCGGCAGCGCGGGCTGGATCCGGCCCTGTCGGACATCCTGCGCGAAGAGGCCGAGCGCGAAGCCTCGCTGCGCGCCGCAGAGGGCCAGAGCCTGGAAACCCAGCCCGGCCTGGGGCTGGAGGAAGCCACAGCGCCCGAAGATGAGGCCGCCCGCCGCAGCCGCCAGGCCCGCGACCGGATGGCGCGCATCCGCGGCGAGGACCCGCGCCAGCTGGCCGCCGCCGAAACCGGCTCGCGCAAGGAACTGCTGCCGGACATCGAGGAAATCAACTCCACCCTGCGCTCCGCGGGCAGTGCCGCACCTGCCCCGCAGACCGCCTCCGAAGAGCCTCCCCTGCGGCGCAGGAGCAGCTTTGCCCGCGGCTTTTCGCTGTCGCTCATTGCCGCGCTGGTGATGGTCATGGTCTATGACAACGCGCCCCTGATTGCGGAAAAACTGCCGCAGGCGGATCCGGCGCTCAGCAGTTATGTCGGCTGGGTGGATCAGGCGCGGCTGTGGCTGGATGGCCAGGTCAAGTCCCTGACAAGCGTGCAGTAA
- a CDS encoding TIGR02302 family protein — MPFDRRADPVLKHLRWPLALTRAGLVAERAMRAFWPLASVLMTVLAALMLGLHLLLPETVVWTGAMAALIAAAAAFGWGAWRFRWPARTEALQRLDETLPGRPVTALLDTQAIGAGDAASVGLWQAHQRRMAGAAAHAKAPRPDLNVAAADPYALRYAAGLFLAVALLFGSIWQVASVRELGSDGTAALTGPAWEGWAEPPAYTRLPVLYLNDQPEGRLTLPEGSRVTLRFYGEAGALTLSESVSGSGADQPPPPDGAMEFDAARNGGFAIEGSGGRSWQVEVIPDHPPKIAVAGRPELEDDGFTSLAFSARDDYGVAGGQVRITLDLAAVDRRHGLAADPDPRAALELDLPLPLSGSRKEFTEKLIEDFARHPWANLPVVFTFSAADEAGQSAAAAGFGTDLATRRFFDPLAAAVIEQRRDLLWARGNAPRVAQILRTLSHRPAGLFRDYGAYLRLRAILRRLEGGTVQGTIAEPVQTDIAAALWDLAMQLEEGDVGDALERMRRAQERLSQAMRDGASEQEIARLMQDLREATQDYLRQLSRQAEADGQMLEPGEMPEDMMTLSQDDLQAMMDRIQELMKQGRMAEAEQALREFQQMMENMRMTRSQQGQGDGSEGRQAMEGLGETLREQQGLSDQAFRDLQEQFNPGARSGESQGNEGRDGGLGRGQSHQGGQGGSSGQDGQGNEGAESRNPEGSGPNGREQPGGSGSLADRQQALRQQLQRQRDGLPYLGGGAGDAAREALDRAGRAMEGAEESLRGGDMAEAIDQQSEAMEALREGMRSLGEALAQQQQDGQQTGQGQPSANARGERLDPLGRGSNGSVDDGGKVGEGGAYRRAWDLLEDIRRRAGERERSERERSYLQRLLDRF, encoded by the coding sequence ATGCCCTTTGACAGACGTGCCGATCCGGTTCTGAAACACCTGCGCTGGCCCCTGGCCTTGACGCGGGCGGGTCTGGTGGCCGAACGCGCCATGCGCGCCTTCTGGCCGCTGGCGTCGGTGCTGATGACGGTGCTGGCGGCGCTGATGCTGGGGCTGCACCTGCTGCTGCCGGAAACCGTGGTCTGGACCGGTGCGATGGCGGCGCTGATTGCGGCGGCGGCGGCCTTTGGCTGGGGCGCCTGGCGGTTCCGGTGGCCCGCCCGGACCGAAGCGCTGCAGCGTCTGGACGAGACCTTGCCGGGCCGTCCGGTCACTGCCTTGCTGGACACTCAGGCCATCGGCGCCGGGGATGCCGCTTCTGTCGGGCTCTGGCAGGCCCATCAGCGCCGGATGGCCGGGGCCGCGGCACATGCCAAGGCGCCGCGGCCGGATCTGAATGTCGCTGCAGCCGATCCCTATGCGCTGCGCTATGCGGCGGGGCTGTTCCTGGCGGTGGCGCTGCTGTTCGGCTCGATCTGGCAGGTGGCCTCGGTCCGGGAGCTGGGATCTGACGGCACCGCCGCCCTCACCGGGCCGGCGTGGGAGGGCTGGGCAGAGCCGCCCGCCTATACCCGCCTGCCGGTCCTGTACCTGAACGATCAGCCCGAAGGCAGGCTGACACTGCCCGAGGGCAGCCGTGTCACCCTGCGGTTCTACGGCGAGGCAGGCGCGCTGACCCTGTCCGAAAGCGTCTCGGGCTCCGGCGCGGATCAGCCGCCGCCGCCAGACGGCGCCATGGAGTTCGATGCGGCCCGCAACGGCGGCTTTGCCATCGAGGGCAGCGGCGGCCGCAGCTGGCAGGTGGAGGTGATCCCGGATCATCCGCCCAAGATTGCGGTGGCCGGCCGGCCCGAGCTGGAAGACGACGGATTCACTTCGCTGGCCTTCAGCGCCCGGGATGATTACGGCGTGGCCGGCGGGCAGGTGCGGATCACCCTTGACCTGGCGGCGGTGGACCGGCGCCACGGGCTGGCCGCGGATCCCGACCCGCGCGCGGCGCTGGAGCTGGATCTGCCGCTGCCGCTGTCCGGGTCCCGCAAGGAGTTCACCGAAAAGCTGATTGAGGATTTTGCCCGCCATCCCTGGGCCAACCTGCCAGTGGTTTTCACCTTCTCGGCGGCGGACGAGGCCGGCCAGTCCGCCGCGGCCGCCGGCTTCGGGACGGATCTTGCCACCCGCCGGTTCTTTGATCCGCTGGCGGCTGCAGTGATCGAACAGCGCCGCGACCTTCTGTGGGCCCGTGGCAATGCGCCGCGGGTGGCGCAGATCCTGCGCACGCTGAGCCACCGCCCGGCGGGCCTGTTCCGTGACTACGGCGCCTACCTGCGGCTTCGCGCCATTCTGCGGCGGCTGGAAGGCGGCACGGTGCAGGGCACCATCGCGGAACCCGTCCAGACGGATATCGCCGCGGCGCTCTGGGATCTGGCGATGCAGCTGGAAGAAGGCGACGTGGGCGATGCGCTGGAGCGGATGCGCCGGGCGCAGGAGCGGCTGAGCCAGGCCATGCGCGACGGCGCCAGCGAGCAGGAGATTGCCCGGCTGATGCAGGATCTGCGCGAAGCGACCCAGGATTACCTGCGCCAGCTGAGCCGGCAGGCCGAGGCCGACGGGCAGATGCTGGAGCCGGGCGAAATGCCCGAGGACATGATGACCCTGAGCCAGGACGACCTGCAGGCGATGATGGACCGCATTCAGGAACTGATGAAACAGGGCCGCATGGCGGAAGCCGAACAGGCTTTGCGTGAATTCCAGCAGATGATGGAGAACATGCGGATGACCCGCTCGCAGCAGGGCCAGGGCGACGGCAGCGAGGGCCGCCAGGCAATGGAGGGGCTGGGCGAGACCCTGCGCGAACAGCAGGGGCTGTCGGACCAGGCCTTCCGCGACCTTCAGGAACAGTTCAACCCCGGTGCCCGCAGCGGCGAGAGCCAGGGCAACGAGGGCCGTGACGGCGGCCTGGGCCGCGGCCAGAGCCACCAGGGCGGCCAGGGCGGCAGCAGCGGCCAGGACGGGCAGGGCAATGAAGGCGCCGAGAGCCGCAATCCCGAAGGTTCCGGCCCCAATGGCCGCGAGCAGCCGGGCGGCAGCGGGTCCCTGGCGGACCGCCAGCAGGCGCTGCGCCAGCAGCTGCAGCGCCAGCGCGACGGGCTGCCCTATCTGGGCGGCGGGGCCGGCGACGCGGCGCGCGAAGCGCTGGACCGGGCGGGCCGTGCCATGGAGGGGGCCGAAGAGTCACTGCGCGGCGGCGACATGGCCGAGGCCATCGACCAGCAGTCGGAAGCCATGGAGGCGCTGCGCGAAGGCATGCGCAGCCTCGGCGAGGCGCTGGCGCAGCAGCAGCAGGACGGCCAGCAGACCGGCCAGGGGCAGCCCTCGGCCAATGCCCGCGGCGAGCGGCTGGATCCGCTGGGCCGGGGCAGCAACGGCTCCGTTGACGATGGCGGCAAGGTGGGGGAAGGCGGTGCCTACCGCCGGGCCTGGGATCTGCTTGAGGATATCCGCCGCCGGGCCGGTGAACGAGAGCGCAGCGAGCGCGAACGCAGCTACCTGCAGCGGCTGCTGGACCGGTTCTGA
- the lysA gene encoding diaminopimelate decarboxylase, which translates to MDHFLYRDGALFAEDVPISEIAAAVGTPFYVYSTATLLRHFRLFDEALEGTDHLVCFAMKAASNQAILKTLAQAGAGMDVVSQGEYLRAKAAGVPGERIVFSGVGKTAGEIRVALSGGIRQFNVESEPEMEVISAVAQELGTVAPITIRVNPDVDARTHAKIATGKSENKFGIPIARARGVYARAAALPGLEVVGIDVHIGSQLTELEPFRLAYQKVAELTGVLRADGHDIRRLDLGGGLGIPYERSNTAPPLPVEYGRMVKDTLGHLGCEIEIEPGRLIAGNAGQLVSRVIYVKSGEGRDFLILDAAMNDLIRPAMYEAHHDIVPVEEPAAGTESQPYDIVGPVCETGDTFAKQRDLPPLAAGDLVSFRSAGAYGAVMASEYNSRPLIPEVLVHGDQFAVIRARPTFDEMINRDTIPEWL; encoded by the coding sequence ATGGACCATTTTCTCTACCGCGACGGCGCGCTTTTCGCCGAAGACGTTCCCATCTCCGAGATCGCCGCGGCGGTGGGCACCCCGTTCTATGTCTATTCCACCGCCACGCTGCTGCGCCATTTCCGCCTGTTCGACGAGGCGCTGGAGGGCACCGATCACCTGGTCTGCTTTGCGATGAAGGCGGCCTCCAACCAGGCGATCCTGAAGACCCTGGCGCAGGCTGGTGCCGGCATGGATGTGGTCAGCCAGGGCGAATACCTGCGCGCCAAGGCGGCGGGTGTTCCGGGCGAGCGGATCGTGTTTTCCGGCGTCGGCAAGACGGCCGGGGAGATCCGCGTGGCGCTGAGCGGCGGCATCCGCCAGTTCAACGTCGAATCCGAGCCGGAAATGGAAGTGATCAGTGCGGTGGCGCAGGAGCTGGGCACCGTGGCGCCGATCACCATCCGGGTCAACCCGGACGTGGATGCCAGGACCCACGCCAAGATCGCCACCGGAAAATCCGAGAACAAGTTCGGCATCCCGATTGCCCGCGCCCGCGGGGTCTATGCCCGCGCCGCGGCGCTGCCGGGGCTGGAGGTGGTCGGCATCGACGTCCACATCGGCTCGCAGCTGACCGAGCTGGAGCCGTTCCGGCTGGCCTATCAGAAGGTGGCGGAGCTGACCGGGGTCTTGCGCGCCGACGGCCACGACATCCGCCGCCTGGATCTGGGCGGCGGCCTCGGCATTCCCTATGAGCGCTCCAACACCGCGCCGCCGCTGCCGGTGGAATACGGCCGGATGGTCAAGGACACCCTCGGCCACCTGGGCTGCGAGATCGAGATCGAGCCGGGCCGGCTGATTGCGGGCAACGCGGGCCAGCTGGTCTCCAGGGTGATCTACGTGAAATCGGGCGAGGGGCGCGATTTCCTGATCCTGGATGCGGCGATGAACGACCTGATCCGCCCGGCAATGTATGAGGCGCATCACGATATCGTGCCGGTGGAGGAACCCGCGGCAGGCACCGAAAGCCAGCCTTACGACATTGTCGGCCCGGTTTGCGAGACCGGCGATACCTTTGCCAAGCAGCGCGATCTGCCGCCGCTGGCCGCGGGCGATCTGGTCTCATTCCGCAGCGCCGGCGCCTATGGCGCGGTGATGGCCAGCGAGTACAACTCGCGCCCCCTGATCCCGGAAGTGCTGGTGCATGGGGATCAATTCGCGGTTATCCGCGCACGTCCCACCTTTGACGAAATGATAAACCGCGATACCATCCCCGAGTGGCTCTGA
- the argH gene encoding argininosuccinate lyase produces MTDQSSNQMWGGRFAAGPDAIMEAINASIGFDKRMAAQDIAGSRAHAAMLAATGVITDNDAEAIREGLLTVLSEIEAGTFQFSTALEDIHMNVEARLKEIIGAPAGRLHTGRSRNDQVATDFKLWVRDQLDAAESGLLALIRALLSQAEAGADWVMPGFTHLQTAQPVTWGHHMMAYVEMFGRDLSRVRDARKRMNESPLGAAALAGTSFPIDREMTAAALGFDRPAANSLDAVSDRDFALEFLSTASISAVHLSRFAEELVIWSSAQFRFVTLSDRFSTGSSIMPQKKNPDAAELIRAKVGRIFGANTALMMVMKGLPLAYSKDMQEDKEQVFDAADNWMLALAAMEGMVRDMSANRESLAAAAGSGFSTATDLADWLVRVLKVPFRDAHHVTGTLVAMAESRGCDLPDLTLADMQGVHEGITEDIFSVLGVENSVNSRMSYGGTAPAQVRAQIARWQDVLAG; encoded by the coding sequence ATGACAGATCAATCCTCGAACCAGATGTGGGGCGGCCGCTTTGCCGCCGGTCCCGACGCGATCATGGAGGCGATCAATGCCTCGATCGGGTTCGACAAGCGGATGGCAGCCCAGGACATTGCCGGCTCCAGGGCCCATGCGGCGATGCTCGCCGCAACAGGCGTCATTACGGATAATGATGCCGAGGCCATTCGGGAAGGGCTGCTCACCGTTTTGTCAGAGATCGAGGCGGGAACTTTCCAGTTTTCCACAGCGCTGGAAGACATTCACATGAATGTTGAGGCCCGGCTGAAGGAGATCATCGGCGCGCCTGCGGGCCGTCTGCACACCGGCCGGTCGCGCAATGACCAGGTCGCGACCGATTTCAAGCTGTGGGTGCGCGACCAGCTGGACGCGGCGGAATCGGGCCTCTTGGCGCTGATCCGCGCGCTTCTGTCGCAGGCCGAGGCCGGCGCCGATTGGGTGATGCCGGGCTTCACCCACCTGCAGACCGCGCAGCCGGTGACCTGGGGCCACCACATGATGGCCTATGTCGAGATGTTCGGCCGTGACCTCAGCCGCGTGCGCGATGCCCGCAAACGCATGAACGAATCGCCCCTGGGGGCAGCGGCGCTGGCCGGCACCTCCTTCCCGATCGACCGCGAGATGACCGCGGCGGCGCTGGGCTTTGACCGCCCGGCGGCAAACTCGCTGGATGCGGTTTCCGACCGCGACTTTGCGCTGGAGTTCCTCAGCACCGCCTCGATCAGCGCCGTGCACCTCAGCCGCTTTGCCGAAGAGCTGGTGATCTGGTCCTCGGCGCAGTTCCGTTTCGTGACCCTGTCCGACCGTTTCTCCACCGGCTCGTCCATTATGCCGCAGAAGAAGAACCCCGACGCGGCCGAGCTGATCCGCGCCAAAGTGGGCCGGATCTTTGGCGCCAACACCGCGCTGATGATGGTGATGAAGGGGCTGCCCTTGGCCTATTCCAAGGACATGCAGGAGGACAAGGAGCAGGTGTTCGACGCCGCCGACAACTGGATGCTGGCGCTGGCGGCGATGGAAGGCATGGTGCGTGACATGAGCGCCAACCGCGAGAGCCTGGCGGCGGCGGCGGGCTCGGGCTTTTCCACCGCAACCGACCTCGCCGACTGGCTGGTGCGGGTGCTCAAGGTGCCGTTCCGCGATGCCCACCATGTCACCGGCACCCTGGTGGCGATGGCCGAAAGCCGCGGCTGCGATTTGCCGGACCTGACGCTGGCGGACATGCAGGGCGTTCACGAAGGCATCACCGAAGACATCTTCTCTGTGCTCGGCGTCGAAAACTCGGTAAACTCGCGCATGTCCTACGGCGGCACCGCGCCCGCCCAGGTGCGCGCGCAGATCGCCCGCTGGCAGGACGTCCTGGCAGGCTGA